A stretch of Paludisphaera borealis DNA encodes these proteins:
- a CDS encoding RNA polymerase sigma factor — MSTTVATHDAPSRLTGFAGEGSPDRSDEALLDRYLSGGESDADEAFRELMFRHGPMVLAVCRQALNGSHDAEDAFQATFLTLARKAATIRDRRYLAGWLCEVAHRIAVRSRGAGARRRAREAHVLAMADVVRTSEQENQASREEIRPLIQEEVRLLPEKYRAPVVLSYFEGKSNEEVAELLQWPVGTVKGRLSRAREMLRSRLKRRGLAPAAAFLLYALETESSAATPIEASLANDALRTSLGARSTPDASNSSEQTARKPASHRLLFYLLVLATAASAFGYEYRDYLGSLKAADIYDGAIDLVPFSMSSAPNCH, encoded by the coding sequence ATGTCCACGACTGTCGCCACGCATGACGCTCCCTCGCGTCTGACAGGTTTCGCGGGCGAAGGGAGCCCCGATCGTTCCGACGAGGCGCTACTCGATCGGTACTTGAGTGGAGGGGAGAGCGACGCCGACGAGGCGTTCCGCGAGCTGATGTTCCGCCACGGGCCGATGGTCCTCGCCGTCTGCCGGCAGGCGCTGAACGGCTCGCACGACGCCGAGGACGCGTTCCAGGCGACGTTCTTGACGCTCGCGCGCAAGGCGGCGACGATCCGCGACCGTCGGTACCTGGCGGGCTGGCTCTGCGAGGTCGCCCACCGGATCGCCGTCCGGTCGCGCGGCGCGGGGGCTCGCCGCCGCGCCCGCGAGGCCCACGTGCTGGCCATGGCCGACGTGGTCCGCACATCGGAGCAGGAAAACCAGGCCAGCCGCGAGGAGATCCGGCCCCTCATCCAGGAGGAAGTCCGCCTCCTTCCCGAGAAGTACCGGGCGCCGGTGGTCCTCAGCTACTTCGAGGGGAAGTCGAACGAGGAGGTCGCCGAGCTGCTCCAATGGCCGGTGGGGACCGTCAAGGGGCGGCTGTCGCGGGCCCGCGAGATGCTCCGCTCGCGACTGAAGCGCCGGGGTCTCGCGCCCGCGGCGGCCTTCCTGCTCTACGCCCTCGAAACCGAATCGTCCGCCGCGACGCCGATCGAAGCCTCGCTCGCGAACGACGCCCTGCGGACGAGCCTCGGCGCCCGGTCGACTCCCGACGCTTCGAACTCATCCGAACAGACCGCCCGCAAGCCGGCGTCGCACCGGCTGCTCTTCTACCTTCTCGTGCTCGCGACCGCCGCGTCGGCCTTCGGATACGAATACCGAGACTACCTCGGCTCGCTCAAGGCGGCCGACATCTACGACGGCGCGATCGACCTCGTCCCGTTCTCCATGTCATCAGCGCCAAACTGCCACTGA